The Sesamum indicum cultivar Zhongzhi No. 13 linkage group LG6, S_indicum_v1.0, whole genome shotgun sequence genome has a segment encoding these proteins:
- the LOC105163645 gene encoding hexokinase-3 isoform X2, protein MGKVGVALAAGCAAAACVVAAVMVGRSVRRRRGWRRVVRVLEELEEGCATTVGRLRQVVDAMAVEMHAGLASEGGSKLKMLLTYVHDLPTGNEKGIYYALDLGGTNFRVLRVKLGGQRCIIEHDVDLQPIPQHLMTSSSELFDFIATSLKDFVEREENISEPSQRERRELGFTFSFPVKQTSSSSGTLMKWTKGFSIEDAVGRDVSQCLQEALSRKGLDMQVTVLINDTVGTLALGHYHDEDTVAAVIIGTGTNACYLERADAIIKCQGLLTTSAGMVINMEWGNFWSSHLPRTPYDAELDADSPNPNDQGFEKMISGMYLGDIVRRVILRMSQESDVFGPVSSKLHEPFILRTPMVAAMHEDDSSNLNEVAQILKDTLEIPDVPLNVRKLVVKVCDVVTRRAARLAAAGIVGILKKIGRDGNSGMTGGKTKGGSRIKMRRTVVAVEGGLYANYTMFREYLNEAMRQILGEDVAPYVILNVTNDGSGIGAALLAASHSASTITENTNFIVI, encoded by the exons ATGGGGAAGGTGGGGGTAGCCTTGGCGGCGGGGTGTGCGGCGGCGGCGTGCGTGGTGGCGGCCGTGATGGTAGGGAGGAGTGTGAGACGGAGGAGAGGCTGGAGGAGGGTGGTGAGGGTGCTTGAGGAGCTGGAGGAGGGATGCGCCACCACTGTGGGGCGGCTGCGCCAGGTTGTTGATGCTATGGCGGTTGAGATGCACGCGGGCCTGGCCTCTGAGGGCGGGTCTAAGCTTAAGATGCTTCTCACCTATGTTCACGACCTTCCTACTGG CAATGAAAAAGGGATTTATTACGCCCTAGATCTTGGTGGTACCAATTTCAGGGTTCTGCGGGTTAAGTTGGGAGGCCAAAGGTGCATCATTGAGCATGATGTTGATCTGCAACCTATTCCGCAACATTTGATGACAAGCAGTAGC GAgctttttgattttatagCGACATCATTAAAGGATTTTGTTGAAagggaagaaaatatttctgaacCTTCACAAAGGGAAAGAAGAGAACTTGGCTTCACATTTTCATTTCcagtgaaacaaacttcttcttcttcaggaACTCTGATGAAGTGGACGAAAGGATTCTCTATCGAAGACGCG GTTGGTAGAGACGTTTCTCAGTGCCTTCAGGAGGCCTTGTCCCGAAAAGGATTGGATATGCAAGTGACTGTCCTT ATTAATGATACTGTGGGAACCTTGGCTCTTGGTCATTATCATGATGAAGATACTGTAGCTGCTGTGATTATTGGAACAGGTACTAATGCCTGTTATTTGGAGCGTGCAGATGCGATCATTAAATGCCAAGGTCTTCTTACAACTTCGGCGGGCATG gtAATCAACATGGAATGGGGAAATTTTTGGTCATCTCATTTGCCGAGAACACCATACGATGCAGAATTGGATGCTGATAGTCCTAACCCAAATGATCAG GGTTTTGAGAAAATGATATCAGGAATGTATCTAGGAGACATTGTGCGAAGAGTAATTCTTCGGATGTCTCAGGAATCAGATGTTTTTGGACCTGTATCTTCGAAATTACACGAGCCTTTCATCTTGAG GACACCTATGGTTGCTGCTATGCATGAGGATGATTCCTCCAACTTGAATGAGGTTGCGCAAATATTGAAAGACACTCTGGAG ATCCCTGATGTTCCTCTTAATGTTCGGAAGCTTGTCGTGAAGGTATGCGATGTGGTAACCCGCAGAGCAGCCAGATTGGCAGCGGCTGGTATTGTGGGAATATTAAAGAAGATTGGCAGGGATGGGAATAGTGGAATGACAGGTGGTAAAACCAAAGGTGGAAGCCGAATTAAGATGAGAAGAACGGTAGTAGCAGTGGAGGGAGGCTTATACGCAAACTATACAATGTTCAGGGAGTATCTGAATGAAGCGATGAGGCAAATATTAGGCGAGGATGTGGCTCCTTATGTCATACTTAACGTGACAAATGACGGATCAGGTATTGGAGCAGCACTCTTAGCTGCCTCTCATTCAGCATCAACCATTACGGAAAACACAAATTTTATAGTTATATGA
- the LOC105163645 gene encoding hexokinase-3 isoform X1, whose protein sequence is MGKVGVALAAGCAAAACVVAAVMVGRSVRRRRGWRRVVRVLEELEEGCATTVGRLRQVVDAMAVEMHAGLASEGGSKLKMLLTYVHDLPTGNEKGIYYALDLGGTNFRVLRVKLGGQRCIIEHDVDLQPIPQHLMTSSSVELFDFIATSLKDFVEREENISEPSQRERRELGFTFSFPVKQTSSSSGTLMKWTKGFSIEDAVGRDVSQCLQEALSRKGLDMQVTVLINDTVGTLALGHYHDEDTVAAVIIGTGTNACYLERADAIIKCQGLLTTSAGMVINMEWGNFWSSHLPRTPYDAELDADSPNPNDQGFEKMISGMYLGDIVRRVILRMSQESDVFGPVSSKLHEPFILRTPMVAAMHEDDSSNLNEVAQILKDTLEIPDVPLNVRKLVVKVCDVVTRRAARLAAAGIVGILKKIGRDGNSGMTGGKTKGGSRIKMRRTVVAVEGGLYANYTMFREYLNEAMRQILGEDVAPYVILNVTNDGSGIGAALLAASHSASTITENTNFIVI, encoded by the exons ATGGGGAAGGTGGGGGTAGCCTTGGCGGCGGGGTGTGCGGCGGCGGCGTGCGTGGTGGCGGCCGTGATGGTAGGGAGGAGTGTGAGACGGAGGAGAGGCTGGAGGAGGGTGGTGAGGGTGCTTGAGGAGCTGGAGGAGGGATGCGCCACCACTGTGGGGCGGCTGCGCCAGGTTGTTGATGCTATGGCGGTTGAGATGCACGCGGGCCTGGCCTCTGAGGGCGGGTCTAAGCTTAAGATGCTTCTCACCTATGTTCACGACCTTCCTACTGG CAATGAAAAAGGGATTTATTACGCCCTAGATCTTGGTGGTACCAATTTCAGGGTTCTGCGGGTTAAGTTGGGAGGCCAAAGGTGCATCATTGAGCATGATGTTGATCTGCAACCTATTCCGCAACATTTGATGACAAGCAGTAGCGTG GAgctttttgattttatagCGACATCATTAAAGGATTTTGTTGAAagggaagaaaatatttctgaacCTTCACAAAGGGAAAGAAGAGAACTTGGCTTCACATTTTCATTTCcagtgaaacaaacttcttcttcttcaggaACTCTGATGAAGTGGACGAAAGGATTCTCTATCGAAGACGCG GTTGGTAGAGACGTTTCTCAGTGCCTTCAGGAGGCCTTGTCCCGAAAAGGATTGGATATGCAAGTGACTGTCCTT ATTAATGATACTGTGGGAACCTTGGCTCTTGGTCATTATCATGATGAAGATACTGTAGCTGCTGTGATTATTGGAACAGGTACTAATGCCTGTTATTTGGAGCGTGCAGATGCGATCATTAAATGCCAAGGTCTTCTTACAACTTCGGCGGGCATG gtAATCAACATGGAATGGGGAAATTTTTGGTCATCTCATTTGCCGAGAACACCATACGATGCAGAATTGGATGCTGATAGTCCTAACCCAAATGATCAG GGTTTTGAGAAAATGATATCAGGAATGTATCTAGGAGACATTGTGCGAAGAGTAATTCTTCGGATGTCTCAGGAATCAGATGTTTTTGGACCTGTATCTTCGAAATTACACGAGCCTTTCATCTTGAG GACACCTATGGTTGCTGCTATGCATGAGGATGATTCCTCCAACTTGAATGAGGTTGCGCAAATATTGAAAGACACTCTGGAG ATCCCTGATGTTCCTCTTAATGTTCGGAAGCTTGTCGTGAAGGTATGCGATGTGGTAACCCGCAGAGCAGCCAGATTGGCAGCGGCTGGTATTGTGGGAATATTAAAGAAGATTGGCAGGGATGGGAATAGTGGAATGACAGGTGGTAAAACCAAAGGTGGAAGCCGAATTAAGATGAGAAGAACGGTAGTAGCAGTGGAGGGAGGCTTATACGCAAACTATACAATGTTCAGGGAGTATCTGAATGAAGCGATGAGGCAAATATTAGGCGAGGATGTGGCTCCTTATGTCATACTTAACGTGACAAATGACGGATCAGGTATTGGAGCAGCACTCTTAGCTGCCTCTCATTCAGCATCAACCATTACGGAAAACACAAATTTTATAGTTATATGA
- the LOC105163694 gene encoding metalloendoproteinase 1-like, which translates to MEPKSLYMLSCILLIFLLNPFSLITRADPPHHLDAQKPSAMDFLKTLIGARKGTTSKGIPQLKKYLSRLGYMNDNNHTTPANQTNDFFDDKLELAIKRYQTFFKLTVNRIMDDNTVTQMSRPRCGVPDFNLNTSNELFLQIPTSASHYTFLPNKPTWPRTKRNLTYSFPVIARRDVYPAIEHATELWAFFSSFKFSYTQNYDRADIKISFQYGNHGDGYPFDGRGGILGHALPPTIGILHYDADENWVNGETPGAFDLQTIGLHELGHILGLGHTNDVRAIMYPNMDPGVRKVLGQDDMDGIKALYPN; encoded by the coding sequence ATGGAGCCAAAATCCCTTTACATGCTCTCATGCATTCtcctcatttttcttctcaacCCTTTCTCATTGATCACTCGTGCAGATCCACCTCATCATCTCGATGCACAAAAACCGTCAGCTATGGATTTCCTGAAAACCCTAATCGGAGCCCGGAAAGGAACAACATCTAAGGGCATCCCTCAactcaaaaaatatctttcaCGCCTTGGATACATGAACGATAACAATCATACAACACCAGCAAATCAGACAAATGATTTCTTTGACGATAAATTAGAGTTGGCTATAAAACGTTACCAGACATTCTTCAAACTCACAGTAAATAGGATTATGGATGACAATACTGTCACACAAATGTCACGCCCCCGATGTGGGGTGCCTGATTTCAACCTCAACACAAGCAACGAGCTCTTCCTCCAAATCCCAACCTCAGCCTCACACTATACTTTCCTTCCTAATAAGCCCACATGGCCTCGCACAAAGAGAAACCTCACCTATTCATTCCCGGTGATTGCACGGCGGGATGTATATCCCGCCATTGAGCATGCAACCGAACTATGGGCCTTTTTTTCGTCCTTTAAATTCTCGTACACACAAAATTATGATCGGGCTGACATTAAGATCAGTTTTCAGTATGGGAATCATGGGGATGGATATCCTTTTGATGGGCGTGGAGGAATTTTGGGGCATGCTCTTCCACCGACTATTGGTATACTTCACTATGATGCAGATGAGAACTGGGTGAATGGTGAAACACCGGGTGCATTTGATTTGCAGACTATAGGGTTGCATGAATTAGGACATATTCTTGGACTTGGGCATACTAATGATGTTAGGGCCATCATGTATCCTAATATGGACCCGGGTGTCAGAAAAGTTTTGGGACAAGATGATATGGACGGAATTAAGGCATTGTATCCAAACTAG
- the LOC105163695 gene encoding metalloendoproteinase 1-like has product MAPKVSYTCSSMFFLLLSLSSLYISHAHYPQSSEENRPSPLSFLTKLIDTTHKGHEADGLSELKKYLANLGYIDHTNPTIQTHLNDDVFDDTLETAVRKYQEFYNLQITGRLDKETVKQLQEPRCGLPDFHPNANLTSFVHNWTGALYTYLGTTWPPGKRNLTFSYPESFRDDAKLPMALAFGRWITVSPFNFEYRSDFGSADVKVSFETRDHGDGSPFDGPNGILAHAFWPTDGRMHFDAEENWTPYVAKGSYDLQTVGLHELGHILGLGHSQDPKASMFAYFQPGERRDLNEDDIRGIQTLYPN; this is encoded by the coding sequence ATGGCCCCCAAAGTTTCTTACACTTGTTCATCCATGTTCTTTCTccttctctccctctcttctCTCTACATTTCCCATGCACATTACCCACAAAGTAGTGAAGAAAACAGACCTTCACCCCTCAGTTTCTTGACCAAACTGATCGACACAACCCACAAAGGGCACGAGGCCGACGGCCTAAGTGAGCTGAAGAAGTACCTCGCCAATCTTGGCTACATAGACCACACCAACCCCACAATTCAAACACACTTGAATGATGATGTCTTTGACGATACGTTAGAGACGGCCGTCAGGAAGTATCAAGAATTCTACAACCTTCAAATCACGGGACGTCTCGATAAAGAAACCGTGAAACAATTGCAAGAACCACGTTGCGGGTTACCTGATTTCCACCCCAACGCAAACCTCACGTCGTTTGTCCATAACTGGACCGGCGCTCTCTACACGTATCTTGGGACGACATGGCCGCCTGGCAAACGAAACCTCACGTTTTCATACCCGGAGAGTTTTAGAGACGATGCTAAGCTCCCAATGGCGCTTGCATTCGGCAGATGGATAACTGTTTCGCCATTCAACTTTGAGTATAGGTCTGACTTCGGTTCAGCTGATGTAAAAGTGAGCTTCGAGACAAGGGATCATGGAGACGGGTCCCCTTTCGATGGGCCTAACGGGATTCTGGCTCACGCGTTCTGGCCGACGGACGGGAGGATGCACTTTGATGCGGAGGAGAACTGGACGCCATACGTTGCCAAAGGGTCGTACGATCTGCAGACTGTTGGGTTGCATGAGTTAGGACACATTCTGGGGCTGGGGCATAGCCAGGATCCGAAGGCATCTATGTTTGCTTATTTTCAACCTGGGGAAAGAAGGGATTTGAATGAGGATGATATTCGAGGAATCCAGACTTTGTACCCCAACTAA
- the LOC105163696 gene encoding probable LRR receptor-like serine/threonine-protein kinase At4g36180, producing the protein MKASKRTTAVLLFVLTFTASISLINSALCGEREKQALLSFKQELDDPSNLLSSWDATVDCCEWDGVLCDNLTGHVSELHLQSPDSGSGLGGKIAPSLLSLKHLRFLDLSQNDFTGTQIPGFFGSLVSLEYVNLSYAGFRGIIPHHLGNLSNLRTLDLSGSLEVDSLEWLSGLSHLEFLNFNYVNLSKVPNWLQVVNKLPNLIELHLSSCGLDGIAPLDITNFSSLAVLDLSSNEFQSLVPNWIFTLTNLVSLQLQRNNFEGPIPSAETNMTNLRFLDLSQNRFNSTLPYWLFNCRNLESVSLSINFLYGSISDSIANLSSLRVLDLSSNQLSGKIPWQVGNLCNLQILELSFNELQGELSEVFGSSMSECFLASLETLGLRGNRLSGQLTEQLGEFENIQTLDLGNNSFTGPIPVTLGRLSSLTILRLDNNKLTGTFPLSFGQLSNLEVLVMENNMLEGVVTENHFVNLTKLTIISASGNPLTLKVSEDWTPPFQLTTIFLNLWNLGTQLPLWLQTQKSVSVLDLSCTGISGEIPKWFWNLSMISSMNLSHNQLSGELPDINGPNWVYLSSNMFSGPLPRVSYSVSELDLSNNSFSGGISRILCSNKTNSLTILHLGRNQLSGEIPDCWISWPSLQVINLGNNNLSGTIPGSMGLLGNLLSLNLYDNALSGMIPYSLQNCTRLIKLDLSGNKLVGNVPAWIGTSLSSLRILILRSNMLSGKIAQEICSLSFLHILDLAENDFSGGIPTCVGNLTAMSSESKLANFSGETYYSYFMGVFMESALLATKGSEFQYDTILSLFSSIDLSNNQLSGQVPEELTSLAGLRSLNLSGNDLTGVIPTSIGKMELLESLDLSRNRLSGEIPLSITHLNFLNYLNLSFNNLSGRIPVSTQLQSFSSSSFTGNELCGLPLPTNCTADGGNPGPKSSEEEDGSGSGPEINWFYVSVALGFIVGFWGSCGTLIFKKSWRVAYFRFVVEMWRKVCDS; encoded by the coding sequence ATGAAGGCCTCAAAAAGAACAACTGCAGTCTTGCTTTTCGTACTCACTTTTACAGCAAGCATCAGCTTGATCAACTCTGCATTGTGcggagaaagagagaaacaaGCTCTTTTGAGCTTCAAGCAAGAGTTAGACGATCCCTCCAATCTCCTGTCCTCTTGGGACGCAACGGTTGATTGCTGTGAATGGGACGGTGTCCTCTGCGACAACTTGACCGGCCATGTGTCTGAGCTCCACCTCCAGAGCCCTGATTCTGGTTCAGGATTGGGAGGCAAAATAGCCCCTTCTCTGCTCAGTCTGAAGCATCTGAGGTTCCTCGACTTAAGTCAAAATGATTTCACAGGGACACAGATTCCAGGCTTCTTTGGTTCATTGGTAAGTCTAGAGTATGTCAACTTATCGTATGCTGGATTCCGAGGGATCATTCCTCATCATCTCGGAAACCTGTCAAATTTACGTACTTTAGATTTGAGTGGATCGTTAGAGGTTGACAGCCTTGAATGGTTGTCGGGCCTTTCTCATTTGGAGTTCTTGAACTTTAACTATGTGAACCTCAGCAAAGTGCCCAACTGGTTGCAGGTGGTAAACAAGTTGCCTAACTTAATAGAGTTGCATCTGTCTAGTTGTGGTCTTGACGGTATTGCTCCTCTTGATATTACTAATTTTTCGTCCCTAGCTGTCCTGGATTTGTCGAGTAACGAATTCCAATCTCTCGTTCCAAACTGGATTTTTACTCTTACCAATTTAGTATCTCTTCAACTGCAAAGAAACAACTTTGAGGGTCCAATTCCAAGTGCTGAAACAAACATGACCAATCTCCGGTTTCTTGATCTCTCCCAGAATAGGTTCAATTCTACTTTGCCTTACTGGCTGTTCAATTGTCGAAACCTGGAGTCTGTCTCTTTGAGTATCAATTTCCTCTATGGAAGCATTTCTGATTCAATTGCGAATCTGAGCTCTTTGAGAGTCCTTGATCTCTCCTCTAACCAGCTTTCAGGGAAGATTCCTTGGCAAGTTGGAAATCTTTGCAACTTGCAAATTCTTGAACTTTCTTTCAACGAATTGCAAGGAGAGTTGTCCGAAGTTTTTGGAAGTAGTATGTCTGAATGCTTTTTAGCTTCTTTGGAGACATTAGGCCTTAGAGGGAATCGTCTGTCTGGTCAACTGACAGAACAACTTGGAGAATTTGAGAATATTCAGACACTTGATCTTGGTAACAACTCATTTACTGGTCCAATTCCTGTTACTTTAGGAAGGTTGTCATCCTTGACAATACTGAGACTAGATAACAACAAATTGACGGGAACATTTCCTCTGAGTTTTGGACAGCTTTCCAACTTGGAAGTTCTTGTAATGGAAAACAACATGCTGGAAGGTGTTGTGACTGAAAATCACTTTGTCAATCTTACTAAACTAACTATAATCTCAGCCTCTGGAAATCCCTTGACATTAAAAGTGTCTGAAGATTGGACTCCACCCTTCCAACTGACCACTATCTTTCTGAATTTATGGAATTTGGGCACTCAGCTTCCCTTGTGGCTCCAAACCCAGAAAAGCGTTTCTGTGCTCGACTTATCTTGCACTGGAATCTCTGGAGAGATTCCTAAATGGTTCTGGAACTTATCTATGATAAGTTCTATGAATCTATCCCACAACCAACTTTCTGGCGAACTTCCTGACATAAATGGTCCAAATTGGGTGTACTTGAGTTCTAACATGTTCAGTGGTCCGTTACCCCGTGTATCATACAGTGTCAGTGAGCTAGATCTCTCGAACAACTCATTTTCAGGAGGCATTTCTCGTATTTTATGCAGCAATAAGACGAATTCTTTGACTATTCTTCATCTCGGCAGAAACCAATTATCGGGAGAAATTCCCGACTGCTGGATAAGTTGGCCGTCATTACAAGTGATAAATCTTggaaacaataatttatctgGAACCATTCCAGGATCCATGGGACTCTTGGGAAATCTGCTGTCTTTGAACTTATACGACAATGCTCTGTCCGGAATGATACCTTATTCTCTACAGAACTGCACAAGGTTGATAAAACTTGACCTGTCTGGAAATAAGTTAGTTGGAAATGTTCCTGCATGGATAGGGACAAGCCTGTCCAGCTTGAGGATTCTCATTCTGCGGTCTAACATGTTAAGTGGAAAAATTGCTCAAGAAATTTGCAGCCTCAGCTTTCTTCATATCCTGGACCTGGcagaaaatgatttttctgGTGGTATACCTACATGTGTCGGCAATTTGACAGCGATGAGTTCAGAAAGCAAGTTGGCAAATTTCAGTGGCGAAACTtactattcttattttatgggtGTGTTCATGGAGAGTGCTCTTTTGGCAACGAAAGGAAGTGAATTCCAATACGATACGATTCTTTCACTGTTCAGCAGCATCGATCTTTCAAACAATCAATTATCAGGACAAGTTCCTGAGGAACTAACTAGCCTTGCTGGATTGAGATCGTTAAACCTGTCAGGAAATGATTTAACTGGAGTGATCCCAACTAGTATCGGTAAAATGGAACTTCTGGAATCCCTTGATCTGTCAAGAAATCGGCTTTCTGGTGAGATTCCACTCAGCATCACCCATCTCaactttttgaattatttgaactTATCGTTCAATAACTTGTCGGGAAGAATACCTGTCAGCACCCAACTCCAGAGCTTTAGCTCGTCCAGTTTTACCGGAAACGAGCTCTGCGGCCTTCCACTCCCAACGAATTGTACTGCCGATGGTGGAAATCCAGGTCCGAAGAGtagtgaagaagaagatggaTCAGGTTCTGGACCTGAAATCAACTGGTTTTATGTGTCTGTGGCTTTGGGATTCATTGTGGGGTTCTGGGGGTCATGTGGGACTTTGATCTTCAAGAAGTCATGGAGAGTTGCATACTTCAGATTTGTAGTTGAAATGTGGAGAAAAGTTTGTGATTCTTGA
- the LOC105163647 gene encoding ubiquitin-conjugating enzyme E2 19, whose translation MATINDHHQDSNPNTPAATAPAVPTAKQAVPTAKTVDTQSVLKRLQSELMALMMGGDSGVSAFPEEDNIFCWKGTITGSKDTVFEGTEYKLSLSFPSDYPFKPPKVKFETACFHPNVDVYGNICLDILQDKWSSAYDVRTILLSIQSLLGEPNISSPLNTQAASLWGNQEEYRKMLEKLYKPSA comes from the exons atGGCGACAATCAACGATCACCACCAAGACAGCAACCCCAACACTCCCGCCGCCACGGCGCCGGCGGTGCCCACGGCAAAGCAGGCTGTTCCCACTGCCAAAACCGTTGATACTCAGTCTGTGCTGAAAAG GTTGCAGTCTGAGCTAATGGCCTTAATG ATGGGTGGCGATTCCGGGGTATCAGCCTTCCCTGAGGAGGACAACATATTCTGCTGGAAAGGAACGATCACTGGCAGCAAAGATACCGTCTTTGAGGGAACTGAATACAAGTTATCCCTTTCTTTTCCCTCCGACTATCCTTTCAAGCCCCCTAAGGTTAAATTCGAGACGGCTTGCTTCCATCCCAATGTCGATGTATATGGGAATATATGCTTGGACATATTACAG GATAAGTGGTCATCTGCCTATGATGTTAGGACAATCTTGCTGTCAATCCAGAGTTTACTTGGAG AGCCAAACATCAGTTCACCTCTCAACACTCAGGCAGCATCACTTTGGGGCAACCAAGAAG AGTATAGGAAGATGCTGGAGAAATTATACAAGCCAAGTGCATAG
- the LOC105163697 gene encoding transcription factor BEE 1-like, translated as MADQYFLQNIKQSFSLADIDPNIEFMNHFPGLNPGHQDTSDLNFHSLMGFPHDSINFHQLPEFPGNLENFHGLFFLDDNTVIPPVPVPTISNDNNHQDRKRKSTDISTPESSSANSFSSDKGIRKTNAAGRGKKVKSNEEKDDMPREVIHVRAKRGQATDSHSLAERVRRGKINERLRCLQDIVPGCYKSMGMAVMLDQIINYVQSLQNQVEFLSMKLTAASTFYDFNTDADGIDTLQRAKASEALEVQNAASQGIPSAQSAALGLNFGYFPQLPHSK; from the exons ATGGCTGATCAGTATTTCTTGCAAAACATCAAACAGTCTTTCTCTTTAGCAGACATTGATCCAAACATTGAATTCATGAACCATTTTCCAGGTCTAAATCCAGGTCATCAAGACACCTCAGACCTGAACTTCCACAGCTTAATGGGATTTCCCCATGACAGCATTAATTTCCATCAGTTGCCAGAATTTCCTGGAAACCTGGAAAATTTCCATGGATTATTCTTCCTTGATGACAACACTGTAATTCCTCCTGTCCCTGTGCCCACCATCTCCAATGACAACAATCATCAAGACAGGAAAAGGAAATCAACGGATATCAGCACGCCTGAAAGCAGTTCTGCAAACAGTTTCTCCTCTGATAAAGGGATTAGAAAGACTAAT GCTGCAGGAAGAGGAAAGAAAGTGAAATCCAATGAAGAGAAAGATGATATGCCAAGAGAAGTGATTCATGTCAGGGCCAAAAGAGGCCAGGCCACTGATAGTCATAGTTTAGCAGAGAGA GTCAGAAGAGGAAAAATCAACGAGCGATTACGATGTTTGCAAGACATCGTTCCAGGATGCTACAag TCCATGGGAATGGCAGTAATGTTGGATCAGATCATCAATTATGTCCAGTCCTTGCAGAATCAAGTAGAG TTTCTCTCTATGAAGCTTACGGCAGCAAGCACGTTTTACGACTTCAACACCGATGCAGATGGCATCGACACACTGCAG AGAGCAAAGGCGTCCGAAGCCTTGGAGGTTCAAAATGCAGCTAGCCAGGGCATCCCTTCTGCTCAATCTGCCGCATTAGGCCTGAATTTTGGCTATTTTCCTCAACTCCCACACAGCAAATGA